Within the Oncorhynchus kisutch isolate 150728-3 linkage group LG13, Okis_V2, whole genome shotgun sequence genome, the region ATTCCCTTGATGACATTTACAATACAGCCTTTCGGAAACATTGAACTCAGATGAACAGATGACACTAAATACAATGGGTACCTCAAAGTCAAAGTCGACCACAGAGTTTGTGGAGCAGCTGCCCTTGCCAAGCTCCGATGGGTTCCGCAACAGAATGACAATCGGCCCCTTCATCTGTTCGCTGTCATAGATGGAGCAGGAGGGACCGGCCCATTTCACCAAAACAAAGCAGTTCACATAGTCCCCTACCGCATATTATGCTCACTCTTTCCATCCTATATCAGCAAAACACATGATCTAATTATGAATCCAAAAGCTTCTGAATGCAGCACTGTAATTGTTGCATGTGTCTCTTGTACGTGAGCCCATTTTGTTGGCCACGTGACCACTGGATGACGCAATTTAGAGTTCTCCTTCTTTGTGGTTTTAATTCGGTTCCACAAGGCCCTCAAAGATCTAATAATGCTGTGCGACAGGCTGATAACTGTATATGAGAACTGAGCATCCATAGAGCCCACATCACAGGGCTGCATAGGAACACCTATGTGGCATCCTCTATGAGACCTGGGCACCGCATGCCTCCTGTTTTACGACACAATAAAGACCGGGCTGAGCACTGGGGATGCGTGGGTCTGCGGATGGGGCTAGCAGTGGATGCCATATACAGCACAGCAGCCCGGGAGACACTGTCCTACTCGGAGGCATCTGCTGTGTGACCTGGCTGTTGTGACTTTCTTCCAAGTTCAGGAGGATTTCTGTGGTAATGTATGGAGGACAGTATAAGAGTTCAGGAGGATTTTTGTGGTAATGTATGGAGGACAGTATAAGAGTTCAGGAGGATTTCTGTGGTAATGTATGGAGGACTGTATAAGAGTTCAGGAGGATTTCTGTGGAGGAATGGAGGGCAAATGGAGGAAAATATGGAGGTAAAACATAGAGTAGACCTACAAACGTGCCACAACATGCTAAGATCTGAGCTCTGGTTGGCTAATTTGCCTCTTCCTCCTGCCACCTCTCCCGTTCACCATTATTGCAGACCTGGAAGTGACTGAAATTATCTAAAAATGAGGCACAAGAATTCTGTTACAATTAGGATTAAGGTTACGGCTAGGTGTAGGCTTAGGCTTAGTTAGGGTATGGGTAAAGTGGTTAAATTGCTTATTACTGCCCAAAAACACGACTTGCCTCTAGAATTTAGGATAACGTCTGTGATATTGTATGGAGGACAGTTTGAAGGCCTTCTCTGAGATCTGGACTGCAGTGTAGCACAGCCAACACATAAACCTGCTAATTTCAGTGTCATATAGACAGAATGGAACATGGCATggcatgagacacacacacatgcacccacagtgaaacattttgttcTGCTTACTGTATGGGCACATGGAAAGTaacatacagagaaatacacAGACAAAGCACTGTGGACAGAGATGTTCTGTACCAGGAGAGGATGTCAGGACTCCTGCCAGCCTTGATGGTCCCTCCTTGCACGTTCGCCGAAACAGAGGGACGCCAGAGGAAGGAAAGAAGAGGACCATTtggaagagagaggaacaggcTAAATTGTTTTTGTATGTGGACTGGAGATGAGTAAGGATGTGTGATGTTTTGGtataacatgtatgtgtgtgagagcgtCAGAGGTATATATAAGTGAATTGGTGTCCCTTGTATAACATGTGCATATGCTCACGTGATTTGATGTGCAGGTTTGATCATGTTTAATCAATCCCATCTCAGAGGGGTGGCccatcctcttctggctgtactgggtagatgtgtgtgtgtgcatgtgtgccaccTTCACAGAACTGACATAAGGCATACCTACCTAGAGGTTATACCAACAACAAGACACACCATATCGCTTATCCAGAAGCCCTATCAGACCGGCATTGACTGGGAAGcaatctcatctctccatactgACACATCACCAGCAGTTTATCCCATCACCAAATAAACATGCCTGGCCTAATCTGGAGCACAACATCTCATTTCCTTGTGCAACCTAATCTACTGTGATATAGCCATGCTGGTGTTTCAAGGGTAAAGGAAACCCACTAATGGTTGTTGTGGACATCTGTCTACACTGCCACTCAGTGGTGGAAAGGGGGAATGACTGCTATGGGCACACTTCCTCTTTTGACACAGCTCCAAACTATATGCACTATTGCATGATTGAAAGTGCAAACATTGAAGTCTTAAATGGCATGTTTTGTTCATCTTCTTACTCTATGCAGTCTCAATTCTGCACCTTATTGCACcacttttttattattattattattatttttaaacataGGCAAGATATGAACCGCTCCTTCCTGTTAGAATAAAGTcacacaacaaaatacaaaatctACTTTTCATAAATGTTCAAACATTACACATGGTTTAATCTCTCATGGGCAGACACACATAACATAAAATGTTGCAGACAGAGACGGTGATGAAGCTGCCGACCTGTTTCTGCCACTGGTTCTAGTATCTTTTCTCTTTCGTCTACCCCAAGACCTTAACCAAGTAGCTGGCGCACGATTTAAGTTCCGGGTTACCAAGATTACATATGGGttaaaactttaaaaaaaatatcaataTTCTTCCTGATTCAAATATCTTTGATTGGATCTGGATTTATGGAGGACTTCTTAAAATAACAGATTCGCCCTCCTGCTTGCTTACTTCAAGTCCCCTCAGAGCAGACTAGGAGGCACAACCCTCGGATTGTGGAAGCGGAGCGAGGAGGACATCCTGTATTTCTGTCGGATGTAGGGGTATCTACCATCATCCTGCTGATGCTTGTAGTGCATTTTGGGATAGACGTACCACATGACGACTCCTGAGGGGTTGATGGAGACGGTGAACTCTGTGGCGGCAGACAGTCCACTCAATGTTTTCCCAGTGAATACGTCATAAGCCTGAAAGATATAGAAGAGTACAAATGAAGAGGTACAATACTGTGTCACTTACAAAAACACAGCTCAAACTTCCACTTCCCTCAACAGGAATAAACACAGTCATCATACGCTGGAAGAAATAGAGTCATCATGCGCTACAAAGTGGTTGGAGAGAACTAGGAATGGAACTAGGAAAGAGGAGCACACCTCGTAGCTGCCTGCTGTGTAGTTTAACTTGGCCAGGGAGGTGTGGTAGCGATAGGGCATGTCCTGGCGACGGCTGAGGAACACCAGAGCACTGGCTGACTGGGAGAGGGGCCGCCAGTACACTTCAATCTGACTCCTCTCCTGAAAAAAAGAGAGTGACATACAGCCAAAGAAAAGGAGAGTAAACAGTGAATTTTGTGGTCTAGCAGTAATGCTCCCTGTCAGTCACATACTCCACTCCCAATtggagaccagggttcaatccACTTCCTACTGTTCTCCTACTTGCCTGTCTCCCAACTGTCTGAATGAAGTGAATTTCATACTGCCGGAATCATAAACAAATGTGTAATTTTGTCATTGAGGGTCACCTGTAGCAAGCGTCTTCCCTGGACGCCCATCGGGTCCTGGTTGATGGCGATGGCGGCGCCGTTTTGCAGGATGGCCCTGGCCTCACTGCTTAGGGTTCGAAGGTTGTTAGACATAATGAGAGGTGCAGCCATGATCGCCCAAAGAGCCATCTGAGAGCGTGATTGGTCCACACTGAGGCCAAAGTTTCCTATGATCAGCTGGGAGAGAAAAATTATAAATATGTAAGGTTAATGACTTGTACAACAATACTGATGGTGGAACAAATACacatattaaataaataaaacaatatgagCGAGAGTGACTCCTAGTCCCTTCCAAATGCAAGAACAAGGTGAATATTGACAAGAGAGGCGGACGGGGTAAGAGTGACACGTAGCAAGTAATGTATACAGGCTTCAATAAATGTAAGATACAGACCAAAGTAAATGTGAAATAGGGTGAAAACCCTACCAATTCAATTCTGAGGAGAGTACAGTATTAGacatgaacagagaggagagcacAGAAAGAAGGACAGAGGGATTGGTGTAAGTAAGGGACAGACAATGGTCGGACAtaggaaagagagcagagagaccatGTCAGGATCGTTCCAGCGTCCAGGGGCGGCCTCAGGCTGCAGTATCTCCTGGTTGTCAAAGAACCAGTCTGTAATGTCTTGTACACTGTCCCACGAGTCCTGAATGTCATCATAGTTACGCCACAGGTTACAGATTTCCCCCAGCAGAGTGTAATTCACCTGAAGAGAAAAAAGAGATATGGACTGTATGAGTGTTTGTGAGcaatacaaatgtatttacatacacCTTGATTAGTTTCCAAAATGGTACAAATGTTATAAAGATATTAGATTTTATACTGTTGTCTTTGGAAGACATCCTGATTCAACATtcaacagtctacagtgttttcataacatctcgaataaacatatcAAAAAACAGATTCTtctggggggaaaaaactatCATCAAACACCTCTGATCAAGAATGATCTGAGTGATGGATCAAACGTGAAGGAGCAACAGTTTCTCATTTAACTACAGCAGTGCTGTCGCGGAATACCTGTAACTATGCAAAAGTAGCTCACGCGAGAAAAAAACCCTAATGTAATCAGTGAAAATATGACAATGAATGAAGCATTATTCAAAGAGAAGGGTCATCCATTACCTTTTCCTCCAAGCCATAATTGTTATTGTAAAACTAAAAATCTTTGCAACACATAGCTAGCTATTCACTAACCCTTATTTTTGTTTTGATCTCCTTCTGTATTATATTATTTTCATGACAGCACAGTAGGAAGCAAAGgctagggagacagagaggaagagcacAGACAATCCGCCGAGCCAGGGCTCAAACCCTGTCGCCAGGGGGCATGCGTGGTCCCTTATTTCTGTTATTGTGTCACCGGTAGCATAATGAAACATACACTGGGAGGGAGTCCACCCCGATAGGCTGGCCAACTACAGGAGTAGCCAATTGGACGGCCTGTTGCATTCAAAGCCTTGGACATGAGAGGGTAACCTGTATGACAGAAGAACATAGTACGCGTCAATAGAAATCCACACTATCCCCCTCTGAGTCTatttccctctaccctctcttgtAACCATCTTTTTAAATACTACCATGCCAGTCTACCCAAAGGACCACCAATGCTGATACACTCTATATAGTAACTCCCAATGTACAGTTACAGTTCCCCCTCAAGATTCACTCACCCTTCTGTTGCTCCTCTTCATTGGAGTAACAGCCATCCAACTTCAGGAAGTCCACACCCCAACTAGCAAACGTCTGGGCATCAGTATCAATCTTGTCCAGCGTGGTGCCAGGGTACCCTCCACAGGTGTGTGTGCCCAGGTCCCCATAGATGCCCAGCTTCAGGCCGCGGTCATGGAGGTACCTCGCCAGCTTGGCAATGCCCCCAGGGAACCTGGGGTTAGAGAGATGGCAGTGAAGTCTTGCGTCTCATACCTAATATTGTCCTTTTATAATGTTGTAGTAGATAAGACCTTAAACTCAAGTCAATATCCTTTATTAACCCATGCTAAGGTATTCATTACAAGCAGCACAGTTTTAGTACACCAGATTTACAGTCTTTAATTAAGGTTGAATGGGAAGAAGAGGAACTGCAAAAatggagagggaaaggaagaggtAGAAGGCCAGGAAATAAGGAAGAAAGTCAAAGATGCAGAGAGTTAggagaagggtgagagagaggctaACCTTTGTGGGTCGGGCTGCAGCCGTCCATCTTTATCCCGGAGCATGGAGGACCAACAGTCATCTATCATGACATGATCATATCCCATCTCTTTCCACCCATCCTCAGCCAGTCTGTCTGCCATGTCTCTGAAGAGATTCTCACTGTAGGGAGATATTAATTTATTCATTATATTATTTGATGTAAAATGTCCAGCATCCTATTAATATCAGAGTCAATATGAGAAGAAAATTAATCTACAAGTAACCCAGGCCTATATACACCTAAATAGTCTCGTCTATCAGCTTGGTCACTATCTGTCGAGTTATACTCCATTGGCCAGTTTatcggacacagattaagcctagttaTAGACAAAAAAATGATGTTCAAAAGAGATTCTCGATTGAAAGTGCTTATTAGTCCAAGACTAATCTTAATCTGTATACAGGGAAACTACCTGATATGCGGTTCCAATTAGCCTGGGGATGAGGTTAATAGCTCTACAATAGGAGTGACTGCAGAGTCAGTCTGTAAAACTGCACATAAATATGTCTACTATTATGTACCTGATGCAGTTCTTGGGATCATTCTCACAGTCGATATTACAGCGAAAACGCTcccaggacatccatcccatggGTGGGGTCCTCATCAAACCATTGTCCAAAGCAGAGGTAGCTGAGGTTAATGCCAGGAGGGAAATCACTGGCAACAGCTTCATCTCTGAGGAGAAATAGTGATATGCAAAGCAACTGTAAGGTTTATCCTAGATGTTTATATTTAGGTCGCAGAACAAACTCtgcaaaacaaacaacaaattgtATTGCCCAGCAAAGATAAACTGAAAGCACCACCCAGATTTGATGCACAGATCATATTTGTGGTGTCTACAATACTGATCTTGGTGTCTATAATACTGATCTTGGTTAACGTGAAAAAACTGTTTAGCCAGAAAGCACTTTGCCCTGAGTCTGCACATGGGTTGTTTATTACATACCATAATAACAGATTATGAAGCCTGCAAGATTCTGGTCAATCAAGAACCAGATCACCAACAATAGAAGCAGTAAAAGGAAATAAGTCCTTTTTCAATAATGTTGTATTACAAATGATATTACAAAACTAAATTGGGGTACTATACCTGCTCAACGTTTCACTTTTGCAGTCAGTAAACCCACTTTATTGGTGCAAATTACTCACTGTCGCTACTTTCTTTCTATTTTCTCTTGCTGGTCTCTATTTCCTGTACATAGAGCCTTGGTCATGTGACTTATCTCTGTCACATGGTAACCAGAGGTGGAGGGATTGCTGGCTACACTAGTTTAGCAAGCACACAGCAATTGAACTAAGAATGCTGCTTCACACATTTTGTGCAGGATCATGACTGAAACATGAGTGATTCTAATCACACCATataattcaatgggctttattggcatgggaaaaacgtttttacatttccaaagcaagtgaaatacagTAGATAAagcaaaagttaaataaataaaatgttaacagtaaacattacactcacaaaagtatCAGAAGaacagagacatttcaaatgtcatagtaTGGCTATGCACAGttataacgatgtgcaaatagttacagtacaaaagggaaaatatggTGTTAAAATGGTGTtatttcttcactggttgcccttttcttttggcaacaggtcacaaatcttgctgctgtgatggcaaacagtggtatttcacccaatacatttgggagtttatcaaaattggtttGTTTTAAAGTTCTTTGTGGGtctttgtaatctgagggaaatatgagtctctgatatggtcatacatttggcaggaggtttggAAGTGCAGattagtttccacctcattttgtgtgcacatagcctgtcttctcttgcgAGCcttgtctgcctacggcggcctctctcaatagcaaggctatgctcactgagcatgtacatagtcaaagctttccttcattttgggtcagtcacagtggtcaggtattccaccactgtgtactctctattTAGGGCCAAAAAGCATTCCAGTTTGCGCTGTATTTTGTAAATTCCTTCCAATTTGTCAAGTATGTATATTTTtgatttctcatgatttggttgggtctaactgTGTttctgttgctgtcctggggctctgtggggtctgtttgtgtttgtgaacagagatcCAGGACCAGCTTTCTTAGGGGATTCTTCTCTaagttaatctctctgtaggtcatggctttgttattaaaggtttgggaatcacttcattttaggtggttgtagaatttaacagctcttttctggatttggatcattagcgggtatcgacATAATTCTGCTCTgtgtgcattatttggtgttttacgttgtacagggaggatgtttttgcagatttctacatgcagtctcaatttggtgtttgtgaattcttggttggtgagtggacccttgacttcacaaccataaagggcaatgggttctataactgatccAAGATCATTTATGGGGTTCTCTCTAATGTTAAACAAAGTGGAAggtcatttttgacccttaaGAAATAGATAGGCCTAAATTGGCTGTCAACTGAGCCAGaaattccccccaaaaatgccTCTAAAAAGAGCATTGGAATTATATTTAGCATAAACGTAACGTATATAAATAATTAGCCTAAATGTAATAGTGCAGCCTAGGTTGTGTATTGGCTACAGCCACATGTCCACACCAATTCTGACATGAGGGAGGCAACAGAAAATATAGCCAAACAGACTTTTAATTACATAAATATTGGCTAAACGCCAGTTATGTTTGACAGCTATAATGTAGGATAATTAACATTAAATCACTATGAATGACCTATAGGCTCTGGAGTAGACCCAATATGGCATATAAAACAAAATACCATTGGGATGGTGATGAAAAAGGTTAGTCTTGAGCCCTGCTAACATTGGCCATAAAGTTTAAGTCAAAGGAACACGAGAGAACGGTGAGGACAGACAGGAACCGATTAACTCCATTACTGACTATCAATTTATAATACTAGCGATTGATTCATTAATAGTAGAATTAAACTCCCTTGATGTACTGGATTCATGATGgatctcctctctttcctttccatCTTGCTCCAGAGGGATGGATGACTGGGACATCAGGCAGCAGCCACACGTTCATTTCCTTTTTTGTTTTATTAAAGCCAAAAATAATACTGTTGGGGCTTTTCGATTTTGTACTCCAGTTGATAATACAATTATCTTCATCAGTTTACTAAAGAACAGGCAGCAAACTGATTGGGCAGCTTTTAGACAGTGGAATTAGTTTAGCTTCCTTCCACAACTGTGGACAAACACACTCCTTTTGGCTTTGGTTAAAGATACAGCAAATAGGGAGAGGgggcaatacagtctgctactATTCTCAATAGTTTCCCATCAAGGTTGTCTATTCCTGGTGGCTTAATGTTATTAATGATAACAATAGCCTACCACCTCTCCCACATGGACTTGACCAAAATCAAAACAGCAATCCTTCCCTTTCATTATGAGGGTTCACTTTTTAATGTTGTCATTTCACTTGAGTTTTTCTACTTTACTCTTGAAAGTCATTGAAATAATTGGCAATATCAGAAGGTTTTGTTATAAATGAACCATCAATTTCAATGAACATGAGCTTAAATGGGCTTAAATGGGGTTTTCTGCCCTTGATATCATTTAAGGTACTCCAAagtatttttccatttgtttatgtCATTTATCTTGGCTTACAAATACCTCCAGTGCTGCATCTGGATTCCCTTCCTCATACACATTAGACCAACATTAATGATTTTCATCTTCAACAAAAGAGTCATGAGAAAACATTTTGTATAATCTCTTATAAATTACTTTAGGCCCACCCTTTGGCTTTTCTTGTTATTGCCACAATGTTATGGTCACTACAGCCAATGGGAACTGGTCCAAATACTGACTTAACACTTGACAGCCTATAGCAGCAACCCAAAACAAAAGGCTTTAGATGAGGCAGGTGAacttgcaaccacaacacttcaacagAAGGtcctctaagctttacaggaatatgTATCTTAACATATACAGCAAGACCTCCCCATAAGAATTATTGTCTTTCCTGTATATGTTATGTCCTTGTATTGCTTCTGCTATATAAAAGGAATTATCTAAGAAAGTTTCAGAGATGGCCATTGTGTGAATGTTATCcaatgttagcaagttattgatttcatgaaccttatttctaaagctacatatattaatatggatTATTCTTAGCCCTTAGGTAGCTcgccaaaaaaacaaaacattgttGAGCTTATAGAGTCAGTCAATCAGGGACTTGCGTCAGTTGGTGTGTGTGATGTGCTGAAGCTACTGACCCAGAAGTTTGGCTGTCACTCCTCCCATGCTTTTGAGAGGGAAGGTGGACAATGAGCTTGTGGTAGCAGTTGTAAGCAATGTCCTCATGATCTCTGGCAACTTTCAAAGCTGGGATAAGTTCTTTCTGCACATCTGCATTGAGGAAGATGGTTCCTCTCAACTTCTTGCATCTCTCCAGAACAACCATATTGTCCTTGAACCTGACAACTAGTGGCCTGGGTCTGTCACCTGGGCTGGTTACAGGTTTTCCAGACCTGTGGAGAGTCTGGTAACAGTGTTATTCCCCCTGGATTGTCCCTCTAGACAAGTCTGTAATAATGATTCACAGACGGTGCTGATGTCATCTTGCTGCAAGTCTCTTTCAGGACATGCACCTCATCCTGGGAGAACTCTGAACTGTTCTTAGGTCTTGGACCGATCTGGTCAGATCATCCATTATTTTGTTAGTTGAGCCCAGCAGTATTTGGACAAAGATAAGTACGATCCCAGGTCAATACACAGACAATGTTTAATAAGAGTTTAGATTCGCTTTACTTGAGGCCACAGGGGTTTACAAGAATTCAGCACACAAACGGCCCACACAAACACTCAGTCCTATAATTAAATCCTGGCTGCTGCTAAGGTAGAACAAAAATGGGCACCGCCACCGTGCATTGTCCATCCATTGGGTGTccacctgtatatatatattttttgggggtatATTTCCTGTCACATTACTCCGTCATTGGTACATGCTGCCTCGCCACTGGCACAAAGACCAGAGCAGGGGTGAGGGGCCAGCATTCTCTCTGTAGCACTTAATCTTCATTCACTCAGTTCAGGAAAGACCGTCCGGGCTTTGTGCATCGTAACACTCCTCATCCTGGGAGAACTCTGAACTGTTCTTAGGTCTTGGACCGATCTGGTCAGATCATCCATTATTTTGTTAGTTGAGCCCAGCAGTATTTGGACAAAGATAAGTACGATCCCAGG harbors:
- the LOC109902229 gene encoding alpha-N-acetylgalactosaminidase-like, with translation MKLLPVISLLALTSATSALDNGLMRTPPMGWMSWERFRCNIDCENDPKNCISENLFRDMADRLAEDGWKEMGYDHVMIDDCWSSMLRDKDGRLQPDPQRFPGGIAKLARYLHDRGLKLGIYGDLGTHTCGGYPGTTLDKIDTDAQTFASWGVDFLKLDGCYSNEEEQQKGYPLMSKALNATGRPIGYSCSWPAYRGGLPPSVNYTLLGEICNLWRNYDDIQDSWDSVQDITDWFFDNQEILQPEAAPGRWNDPDMLIIGNFGLSVDQSRSQMALWAIMAAPLIMSNNLRTLSSEARAILQNGAAIAINQDPMGVQGRRLLQERSQIEVYWRPLSQSASALVFLSRRQDMPYRYHTSLAKLNYTAGSYEAYDVFTGKTLSGLSAATEFTVSINPSGVVMWYVYPKMHYKHQQDDGRYPYIRQKYRMSSSLRFHNPRVVPPSLL